One genomic window of Oncorhynchus clarkii lewisi isolate Uvic-CL-2024 chromosome 5, UVic_Ocla_1.0, whole genome shotgun sequence includes the following:
- the LOC139409538 gene encoding protein NCBP2AS2-like, translating into MAIIRMLFSFLNNPRVIEKLAESRPIRRAAQITAFAIIKAQIAGKVATAKVLKSDTLRQVRQEANGRIPRDAGDIGTRFRRVRETFVKEVKDGFRDAQGQIKK; encoded by the coding sequence ATGGCCATCATTCGTATGTTGTTCTCTTTCCTGAACAATCCACGAGTCATTGAGAAACTAGCGGAGTCTCGTCCTATCCGACGTGCGGCACAGATCACAGCTTTTGCGATCATCAAAGCACAAATCGCTGGGAAGGTTGCGACGGCGAAGGTCCTGAAGTCAGACACGCTACGCCAGGTTCGGCAAGAGGCAAACGGACGGATTCCCCGAGACGCTGGTGACATCGGGACCCGGTTCAGAAGAGTTAGGGAGACTTTTGTCAAGGAGGTGAAAGATGGCTTCAGAGACGCTCAGGGACAAATAAAGAAATGA
- the LOC139409540 gene encoding nuclear cap-binding protein subunit 2 — MSIKLNALFSDSYVDVSQYRDQHFKGNRYEQEKLLKQANTLYVGNLSFYTTEEQVYELFSKSGDVKRIIIGLDKVKKTACGFCFVEYYTRTDAENAMRFVNGTRLDDRIIRTDWDAGFKEGRQYGRGKSGGQVRDEYRQDYDPARGGYGKVVSRP, encoded by the exons ATGTCTATTAAATTGAATGCGCTATTCAGCGACTCCTACGTTGATGTAAGCCAATACAGAGACCAACATTTTAAG GGAAATCGATATGAGCAAGAGAAACTGTTGAAGCAGGCTAACACACTCTACGTGGGTAACCTGTCCTTTTACACCACAGAGGAACAAGTGTACGAGCTCTTCTCCAAGAGCGGGGACGTGAAGAGAATAATCATCGGCCTGGATAAGGTGAAGAAGACGGCGTGCGGCTTCTGCTTCGTCGA ATACTACACGCGTACAGATGCTGAAAATGCCATGAGGTTTGTCAACGGGACACGTCTGGATGACCGCATCATCAGAACTGACTGGGACGCTGGTTTTAAAGAAGGCAGGCAGTACGGCCGTGGCAAGTCCGGTGGTCAG GTCAGAGACGAATACAGACAAGATTATGACCCAGCCCGTGGGGGCTATGGGAAAGTTGTCTCTCGGCCATAA
- the LOC139409539 gene encoding sentrin-specific protease 5, with protein sequence MVHNVSVPQTPPPALVGTNGRSSGRKRTPKACDCCGPNSKHHNGKDPHGKTPGGKPRQRRAHLGKGRGQALGETPKRTGGHHSSEKTQMTEEQVTAIRQLANDSVVEEVTNSVVEEVTNSLAPFVTSSVGQPVMNVVAQLVNNSVGQPQPLMNSIGQKLTYTVVKLVTNSVVLPLTNSVVQPIMKAVVEHVPDSEMEQENGCGLDKQPVTDSNTEVMKQPQAGDAAVTLSNGTLAVPNEEPTDCSAPMEVEPSATACVSPGIMLCSTLHPFALWDHRDYCEVGVWAPSPEPEEDCVSNPAQQPNPEDNIHEVIIDLIHEFLAFFYVKYGSFIPLSETDVLEHLKNKCNTDLHDKKLNIHSEMMKYKASLASTPMKCFKVDYNKHTLTLEDLSTLDDQNWVNDQVINMYGELIMDATQNKVHFFNSFFHRQLVAKGYEGVKRWTKKVDLFSKRLLLIPIHLEIHWSLITVDIANHHIHYYDSQGIVFKYTMENILTYILAEAEEKKQAAYQKGWKTIINKGIPQQKNDSDCGVFILEYCKCLALKEPLQFTQEDMPKVRKRIYKELCDCKLND encoded by the exons ATGGTTCATAACGTCTCAGTCCCCCAAACACCACCGCCGGCACTGGTGGGCACCAATGGCCGCTCCTCTGGGAGGAAGAGGACACCCAAGGCATGTGACTGCTGTGGGCCAAACTCTAAGCACCACAATGGGAAGGACCCACATGGGAAGACTCCAGGTGGCAAGCCCAGACAACGCAGGGCCCATCTGGGGAAGGGCAGGGGCCAGGCCCTGGGGGAGACCCCCAAGAGGACGGGTGGTCACCACTCTTCTGAGAAGACCCAGATGACAGAGGAGCAGGTAACAGCCATCCGACAGCTGGCGAACGACTCAGTTGTGGAGGAGGTAACCAACTCAGTTGTGGAGGAGGTAACCAACTCCTTGGCTCCATTTGTAACCAGCTCTGTCGGTCAACCTGTAATGAATGTTGTGGCTCAACTTGTAAACAACTCTGTCGGTCAACCTCAACCCTTAATGAACTCTATCGGTCAGAAGTTAACGTACACTGTGGTTAAACTGGTGACAAACTCTGTGGTTCTACCATTAACAAACTCTGTGGTTCAACCTATAATGAAGGCTGTGGTTGAGCATGTTCCTGATTCAGAGATGGAGCAGGAGAATGGTTGTGGTTTAGACAAACAGCCGGTAACCGACTCTAACACAGAGGTCATGAAGCAGCCCCAGGCTGGTGACGCAGCTGTCACCCTTTCCAACGGTACATTGGCTGTGCCCAACGAGGAACCAACAGACTGTAGCGCCCCTATGGAGGTGGAACCATCAGCCACAGCCTGTGTTTCCCCAGGCATTATGTTATGCAGCACCCTCCACCCCTTCGCTCTGTGGGACCACAGAGATTACTGTGAGGTGGGAGTGTGGGCTCCAAGCCCTGAGCCAGAGGAGGACTGTGTCTCAAACCCAGCACAGCAACCCAACCCTGAAGACAACATCCATGAAGTAATCATAGACCTTATACATG agtTCCTGGCGTTCTTCTATGTGAAGTACGGGAGCTTTATCCCCCTCAGTGAGACTGACGTCCTGGAGCATCTGAAGAACAAGTGTAACACTGACCTCCATGACAA GAAGCTAAACATCCACTCAGAAATGATGAAGTATAAAGCGAGTCTCGCCTCCACCCCTATGAAGTGCTTCAAAGTGGACTACAACAAGCACACTCTGACCCTGGAGGACCTGTCCACACTGGATGACCAAAACTGGGTCAACGACCAG gtgatAAACATGTATGGAGAATTGATCATGGATGCTACACAGAACAAG GTTCATTTCTTCAACAGCTTTTTCCACCGGCAGCTGGTGGCCAAAGGCTACGAAGGGGTTAAGAGATGGACTAAAAAG gtGGATCTGTTTTCTAAGAGGCTGTTGTTGATTCCTATCCACCTGGAGATTCACTGGTCCCTGATCACAGTGGACATAGCCAACCACCACATCCACTATTATGACTCCCAGGGCATCGTCTTCAAATACACCATGGAG AACATCCTGACTTATATCCTGGCTGAGGCCGAGGAGAAGAAACAAGCTGCATATCAGAAAGGCTGGAAGACGATTATAAACAAG GGTATTCCTCAACAGAAGAACGACAGTGACTGTGGAGTCTTCATCTTGGAG TACTGCAAGTGCCTGGCATTGAAAGAGCCGCTGCAGTTCACACAGGAGGACATGCCCAAAGTCCGCAAGAGGATTTACAAAGAGCTCTGTGACTGTAAACTGAATGACTGA